The region TTTTGTGCTAATACATTGGTTCAATCACTTCAAGACACTTTTGTGAAGTAAATCTTCCTTGAAAGCACTtagaaacaataaaaattagcGTTTGAAAACTTTCACGTAACAACTGCGATGTATTTTTCATGAATGTGTATCTGGGTGTGACCGTTCATTGATGATAATTAAACCTCGCACCTGCACCAACACTACCGTTCAAACTATTTGGAGGGTGGTTTTCGGATCTGGATCCGAATACGGTCCCATCTCAATGTAACCTTTGGCACCCTGGCAACACTGTTTAATGCATTGGTCACTGTGCAATATGTGAACGATTCGAAAATTAGCAAATATAATGGACGACTCCCGCCCATTCCTGCGCAACGCCTTCCAGGTGTCGATGATCCCTTCCGACCTGCACCATGAGGAGACAATAATCAGAGCAGCCCAGTCCCTGGACTGTCTACACAAAACGATAAATTCGATTTTCGAGCGGATCGATGCCCGCTTGGCCAGGAATGGTGCAAAGGTTGAGGACATAAACAGTCGTGTGAAGCGCGCCCAGGCGAAAATCGATGCTCTCGTCGGCTCGAAACGGGCCATTCAGATCTTCGCACCCGCCCGCTTCCCGGCCAGCGACGTCCTGACTCCATTGCCCGCCACCTTCACGCAGGTGGCCAGATCGCTGATGGAGACGGAGGAGCcccgccagcagcagcagccggagTACAGCCGGCGCTTCAACAGCGGTGCTGGTGCCTCCGAAGAGCAGAAGCCCGATGAGGAACCCGTCTTCTTTCATGTGCGGGCCGAGCAGGAGCACGAGGCGCCGCTGGTCGCTGAGCGGAAGCTGACCAATCGTACTTCCGGACTGGGAGCCCTGCCAAAAGACGGAGTACGATCAGTAACATCTCTGATGCGTTTTAACACCGACGAGTTTGCGTTTGGAGAAGATCTGAATGACTGGAAACGATCAGTGCCTCCGCAGAGTGCTAAACGGGCAGCCAACAACCTGGCGAGAACCTCGGATGAAAATCTCCTGGCTCCAGCCCCCCACTCCCTGGCCCATGGCGCCACCAAGTTAGCCACCCCTGCCGGGGACTTACGCTACAACCCCGCTGCTGAAGCTGCGCCCGCCATCGAAGTGCCGCTGGACCTACCTGATCTTCCCGGCATCGCCAATGATTTGCATTATCAGCCGGTAGAGGAGAAAATTCGCATTGCACCGTCCTATCAATACGGGGATCTGCCTGACTTGTCTAGGCTGGAGGTGGAAGAGCAGGAGATCACGGTGCAGGCCATCGCAGCCCAAACTCACATTCCGGGGCCGACAAGAAAGAATAGTGTTGGAGTCACACCCCCTTCAGCACTAccgccacctcctcctccaccaccgccaccaccaccgcctccACTACAGACCAAAAAACCACCGTCACCCCCACCTTTTCCAACCAAGGGAGCCGTCAAACCGCTTTCCCCATCTCCCATGACGCCACTAAGGATGCCAGCACCCCCTCCCACTACAGTAGATCCGCGCTCGGAGCTTATGGCTGCCATCCGAAATGCAGGAGGAGTAGGTGGTGGACGTCTTCGGtcaccagcagcagctccacTTGATGCAGTTGACTCGAAGCGATCCAAAGCAGGAGAAACTGCCTCGGGAGATCTTATGGCCGATTTGCACAATAAACTCATGCTGCGACGAAAGGGAATTTCTGGGAGCCAAAATCCTGGGGAGTCCACGTCTGGAAATCCGCTGTTGCAACAGCTCTCGCGGGTTATACCCCCTCCGGTGCAGCCACGCAAGGGATCTCAATCAAGCGAAGAGCAGCGCTCTGACGACGACGACGTGTGGAACTAATGGACAAACTGGGAAAATCGTCTTTTAACTCTTACACTATTACTATCTAGCTTTATCACCAGTTAAGTGCCTTTGGTGGCTTTAAGCACTAGATGCAATAACAATCTCTAGATAGAATTCTAAATTCTGTGCTCAAGCGCATGCCAAATTAGCAAAGTCTTATAATCAGTTGAATAAATTAATCAACCAAAAgatgcttttatattttttatgactaAAAGTACCTCGACAGGTgcaatttgcaattttttaaagaagttATTTATTCTTAGTATGATTTATTGATTGATTTATCGGAGTTAAGCAGTACTGAGGTCATAGAGACGATCGTTGATAAGCTCCAGATGAATACCCCCGTCAGCCTGGAGCAAGAGAGCTTTGGGATCGAACTTCATTTCCTTAATTGTTTCAGCACACGTCCTAACAGTGTGATTCTTGAGCAAGTGCACCAGCCCCATTTTGCTCTGGAGCAGGCCAATCCGGCTGCCGATGCAGTTGTGTGGTCCGGTACCAAAGGGCAGATAAGCCATAGCCTGTATGTTCTTACGGTTCTCGGGGGAAAAGCGTTCCGGATCAAATTGGTTGGGATTTTTCCAATACTGAAAATATCaattacatatatattaaatacttatatattatcatatttgaATCAATTTAATATTCTGTAGAAACATTTTGGGAAGTAACTATATTACCTTTGGATCGCGATGCAATGCGAATACTGGAATAAACACTGGAGTTCCATTCTCGTAAGAAAAGTCGTAAAAGGGCTTCAACGAGAGATCTGGCTCACCCTGGATACTTTCATACTCTCGGTCCAAGAACGGTAGCACCGGGTACAAACGCAGAACCTCATCCACAACCATGGACAGGTACTCCAAGCCTTGGATCTTTTCATAGGTTAAACTGCCACCACCTTCCAGCAGGGCCTCGTTGATCTCCTCGCGCAAGCGCTGTTGCATCTCCGGGTGCTGGGCCAACTCGTAGAGGGCGAAGGACATGGTCGAAGAGGAAGTCTCGAAGCCAGCAGTGAAGAACACACCCGCTTGGGCCACCAGAAAGTCCTGGTTACGAGCATAATGTGGTTTTGACGGTTCCGCAGCCGCCTCCTTCCGTAAAGCCACCAGAATATCAATGAGGTCGTTACGAACGTGACCCGTACGCTCCCGCTCCTCCATCACATGTCTAATTGTTTTCCTCATAAAAGAGGCGAGCTCCGGTGGAAAGAATTGGATTCGCAATAAGGAGACCAGTTTAGGCAAGAAAAAGGATACAAAAAAGTCCTTGGCTCGGAATATTGTAAAGTTGAATACTTTGCGTCCATACTTGCGGAACTCTGCATTGGGATTTTCCAGACTGTTTACCCGAATACCATATGCGATGGAGGCAATGCTGTCAGTGGTAAACAAGGCACAGATATCCTTAATCTCGGTGATGTACTTGCCAGAGCTTTTCTCGTCGCGTATTTTTAGGGCAGCTTCAAGATCCTTGccaatcttaaaaaataagagaTTAAATCATATTATAAAGAACTAGTTGCCACAAACAGTACCTCTTGAATTAGTGGGTACATCTGCTTTATCTTTCCACTCGTAAAAACAGGAGTCAGCTTAGTCCGGATGTCCTTCCAGTGGTTGTTTCTCACAAAGAAAAGATTGTTGTAGCCCAAGGGATCTCTATGTGGGTCGCATTGGGCATAGCGATTGTGGAACCTATTGAAGTCCTTGATCAGCACGGACTTGATCAAATCCACATCACGAATAACTAGTCCGGGCTTGTTTAGGGCATAGATGCCCACGACAGCTTCGTTCTGCGCCCGAGGATCATTGTAGATATCGGAAAGGTGGAGTCCAAATGAAGTCTCCAATGTAAAAGCCGGCTTTGTGTTGCCGATAATTGGCGTAGGTGGAATGTAGGGTATTCCCTTTCGCTGCCAGTAGGTGTGATTACGCTGGAACCACAAGTAGACTGCCACCAGGGCAGCCACCACAAGGAAGAGGACTTCAGTTAAAGCCATCGGAGGTGAATAGTTCTAGCAAGGCGGTAGCTAAACAGATTCGATTTAATCCCTTCTGTAATTAAGTTTTTAGCTGAAACTTTTAGTAGTTTTCACTTGGttatctttatttattattgcttAGATAAGAAAAACTAGTAGGtcaccaaaaaaatagtttttaaacaCAAATTTCTAAGTTGGAATGGGatgctttttggttttttactTTTACGCACAACCCCAAAGCCGGACACACAACCGGGATCAAAACTTCGCGAGCAACTAAGGCTTTTTAACATTTCGCTTGTGATTTTATACCTCCAACAATCCGGAGATAGCGTATTTTTCGTTGATATGGACCGCCTGTGGATTAGCCGGCTTAAAAACatactaaaatttaaaagaaccataaaaaaataaagcaaaagcATAAAAAAGTGTCATGTCATGATTacaagtttaattttttgttatcaGGTGCAAAACAATgacattaaaattattaaaaaacgtttttttttgttcataaatttacaattttttgattttaattcaaagtttggttttttggtgtaacaaaaagcttaaacaaaaaattataatttacttGTTCTAAATCTTGAAATGAACTTAATTATGCCTGTATCACTACAAATATTATCAATCtatgtatgtaaatatgtatcactaacaaatattattatctTAGTATTATAACATTGATTCCAAAACTTAAAGAagggtttttttaaaaagtcgTGACTTGGTGTAACCCCCTTATATCTACAGCCCTGATAAGGTTCTGTTTAGCTACATATCTACAGTGTTGTAAAACTATTTAAGTTATTCCACATTGAGGATTTTAAACACATTGAAcgacatttaaataaaaaacttaataaaaggTCTAGAATAgacttgaatatttttaaagacacAACGTAAAAGCTCTACAGGAGTCTGAAGGCTCTGGAACAGGGTGGTAAACGGAGAGATTCAAATAATGTCCACTCCGCCGCGGGATATAAACGATTTGTTTGACGACATTGTTTTGACGGAGGAGAAGCACGCTCGCCAGGGTTACGACGAGGGATTAGCCGACGGACAGGAGCAGGGCAACGAGGAGGGCTACCGGCTCGGCTACGCCCAAGGCATACAACTAGGTGAGGAGCTGGGAAGGATTCTAGGTCAAGTGGTGGCCCAGCAGCAACTAAATCATACGGAGAAAGTGAAGCGCAGTCTGGAACAGCTTCGTGAACTTATAGAGCAGTTCCCTCGTACCAACGACCCGGAAGCAGACATTATCGGAGCCGTAGAAACTATCAGAAACACCCATCGACGTCTCCGTGCCCTCTTGGGAACTAAGAAAAGTGCTGAAGCATCATCTCCAAGCCAACCTAGCTCCGAACGTAAGGATTACAGCTTCTAGCACCATGTCCAGGGTGGGAGTAACACAATTGCAGAAACGCCTTGATGGTCTCATCGATTTCCTAAACCCTCACTGGGATTTTGTCAACTGCCATATGGTGAACTTCCTGACGGATTTTCATTGGAGTACTTTTATTCCCGATGCCTTGAGGAAGGAAATTGGGTGCAGGGAAGACGTTGAGCTGGCCATAGAAGAGTTGTTTTGGCAATCTTGTCGTAGTAAAAGCAAGTTTCCGAATTGGGAAAGTTTTCTTGCCCAAGGAGAACAGGAGCGCTTGTCCAATCATTTGGAATTGCTGACCACGGTGGACCAACTTATAGATGGAGATGAAAATCACACTCAACTAAGTATTCGTGAGTTCATGAGTGCCAAAAAATGTCATGAGGTGAGTTGGAGAAGCCATTATCCTTCGAGACATAAATCAGATTATTCCAGGTTGAGCTTACGGCGGCTCTAATAGATCATCTTGTTAAAAATTGCAATCAGGGATGTTACATTGTTGATGCGGGCGACGGTAAGGGCTACTTGTCATCCCGCTTGGCGCTCCAGTACGGTCACCACGTCCTCGGCATCGATGCCAATGCTGCAAACACGGAGAACGCTCTAAGCCGAAATCGTAAATTAcaggtattttttttactacaaaataaatatagctTTATTTCATAAGACTTAAGCTAAGTTGTGGGTGCTCCTCCATTCAATCTAATCGCGCATCTCGCCCTCCTCGTCATCGTCTTCCATGCCCTTGATGTACAGCACATTATTGCAGCGGATGAGCACTTCGCCGAGGTTGCCGGTGACGGAGCCCTCAATAACTTCCTCGGTGTTAGCCAGCTGCATGTTCATGTATCCATCCACGGAAACCAGGAAGCCCTTGTACTCCTGTCCCCACTTCAGCTTCACGAGCACCGGTTTTCCTGTGAGGCCATTCAAGAATGGCTTGGGGTTGATGGGCATACCAGCCGACATGgtgtttatttgatttttgctactttatttaagaaaaacaagaaaatgcGTGAAAATAGCGCCGGCGTTGTGGGAAAGAAGAAGAGATGCGTGGAGATGGAagatatttgatatatttcagtGTTGGAAAACGTTGTAGTAAAATGTTATCGCCGCTAAactaaattttgaatttatattttaatctaattcgttttttattttagcgcGCTTGGAATGGCTTGACTGAACGCGCCGAGCTCCAAAGTCAGGGCATCACGCCGAAGAGGCGTGGTAAGAAATCACCTATCAGAGATTCTTCTAAACCTGTACCAGCTTTGGAAAACTACAAAACCACGGCTAGATTTATAACCACCGAAATCAATTTTGGGGATTTGTTGGAGCAACACTTTTCAAAGAAAGGAACTAGTGAAATTTGTCTAACTGGTCTTCATACCTGTGGAAATCTGGCTTCCACTTGCCTGCAAGTTTTCCACGCCCAATCGGATTGCCGGATCCTATGCAACATAGGTTGTTGCTATCATTTGCTACGGGAGCGCTATTCAACGAATgaattttttggaaataagGCTTTAATGGACATGCAAACTGATTTCGGTTTTCCACTGAGTCAGTATCTGCAGCAGAAAAAGGTTCGCCTTGGACGAAATGCCAGGATGCTGGCCGCTCAGTCTATAGAAAGAACCTTGGATGCCAAGGAGTTGCCGAATATGACGCTATATTATCGTTCCCTGCTAGAGATTTTAGTTTGCCGGCATGCTCCGCACCTGAAAAACGAACTTCAGGTGGGTAAAGTGCGAAAATTTGAGGATTTTAAGGAATATGTTGAAAAATGTGCCTCAAAATTAGACGCGCCTTGGTTAGCCGCCATCGGGGATACCGAGTTAGAATTGATATTGCAAGAATACGCAATGGAAAAGCATTATTTGGACCTTTTCTACCTCGTACGCATGTCGTTTGCTCCGGTTCTAGAGAGTTTGATACTTTTGGACCGCCTGTTGTACCTGAAGGAATTGGGATATCAACGTAGCTATCTGATTGACTTATTTAATCCTGTAATATCGCCCAGACATTTTGCAATCGTTGCTCTTAAGCCTTCGATGTAAGCAACTTGacgtttattattttaataaaagacTTCAGAAAAAATCTTGAGTTTCTCTAAGCATAcaatgttatatttttttctaaattaacTTACGAgagtttataataaaataaacatttttgacaTTAAATTAATCGCAGTAATTGCACATCTTCGTTCTACATCTTTGATCCGTATATTCACCACACCTGTAATATGTAATATAACTTGAAAACGCTATCTCTCGGAACCGTCGGGTATAAAATGCCGAGCAcagtttaaatatatttagttattaaaagctttaattgtcGGTTGGGTGCCAGATAGCTCCGGAtttcattattaaaataaaaaatcgttTCCTTGAACTTGGAAAAACAAGTTTCAATTAAGGTCAGAAGCAAGTGAATTGATAGAAATATAACGAAAAACGAAGAGAGCTGTAGGATTAAAAGAAACATATTCAAACCAACCATGTTCTAAAGGAGATGAAGGAATCGAAGTGCCGATCGATCCTTTTCAGAACATTATTAAAATTCTTTCAAGTTTTCCAGTGTTTTTTAATGTATTACACTAATCTATTAACTATCCAAGTGTCTTTCAAGTATTGTTTTGGAACATGTCCAACTTTTATAATTACAAGGTTTtataataacatttaaataaCTATATGATAAGATATCAACACATTACCAGAAAGGTAGTATTTATAATAAACAATGATAAAAAAGCACTTGTGACGGAAAATATCATCCTTATCGCCATCCTTAGCGCCTTAACTTATCAAAGTAATAACTTTATTACAGTGGTCCCGACCCCTTTTAAGAATAGTCAAAAACTGCGATGGCCATAACTGAGGCCCTCTTCCTTGTGGTGGCTGCCCTGGTGGCAGTCTACCTGTGGTTCCAACGTAATCACACCTACTGGCAGCGAAAAGGGATACCCTACATTCCACCTACGCCAATCATCGGAAACACAAAGCCGGCCTTTAAAATGGAAACCTCATTTGGACTCTACCTCTCCGAAATCTACAATGATCCTCGGGCTCAGGACGAAGCTGTCATAGGCATCTATGCCCTAAACAAGCCCGGACTAGTTATTCGCGATGTGGATTTGGTTAAGTCCGTGCTGATCAAGGACTTTAATCGGTTCCACAATCGCTACGCCCAATGCGACCCACATAGGGATCCCTTGGGCTACAATAATCTTTTCTTTGTGAGAAACAACCACTGGAAGGACATTCGCACCAAGCTGACTCCTGTTTTTACGAGCGGAAAGGTTAAGCAGATGTACCCACTGATGCAAGAGGTACATTAATTAGTCTTTCTTTCCTTCTGGGCGTTTCTTTGATTAATTCTTTCTTTACTCTTCCAAGATTGGCAGAGACCTGGAGGCAGCTTTAAAAAGACACGGCGAGGAGAGCTCTGGAAAGTATATCACCGAGATCAAGGAGATCTGTGCCCAGTTTTCCACCGACAGCATTGCCACCATCGCATATGGCATCCGGGCCAACAGTTTGGAAAACGCCAATGGCGAGTTCCGTAATTATGGTCGCCAGATGTTCACTTTTAATGTCTCGCGTGCCAAGGACTTCTTCGTTGCCTTCTTTCTTCCTAAACTGGTATCCCTATTCCGAATCCAGTTCTTCACGCCAGAGTTCTCATCCTTTATGAGGAAAACCATTGGTCATGTGATGGAGGATCGGGAGCGAACGGGTCACGTTCGTAACGACCTCATTGATATTCTGGTGGCTTTACGGAAGGAGGCGGCTGCGGAACCGTCAAAACCACATTATGCTCGTAACCAGGACTTTCTGGTGGCCCAAGCGGGTGTGTTCTTCACTGCTGGCTTCGAGACTTCCTCTTCGACCATGTCCTTCGCCCTCTACGAGTTGGCCCAGCACCCGGAGATGCAACAGCGCTTGCGCGAGGAGATCAACGAGGCCCTGCTGGAAGGTGGTGGCAGCTTAACCTATGAAAAGATCCAGGGCCTGGAGTACCTGTCCATGGTTGTGGATGAGGTTCTGCGCTTGTACCCGGTGCTGCCGTTCTTGGATCGAGAGTATGAAAGTATCCAGGGTGAGCCAGACCTCTCGTTGAAGCCCTTTTACGACTTTTCTTACGAGAATGGAACTCCAGTGTTTATACCAATTTTTGCATTGCAACGCAATCCAAAGGTAATActtatactttatactttacttttcaaaatctttttaataaataaatttaccTAAAATACTTAAATTTGATTTGCAGTTTTGGCCCAATCCCAACCAGTTCGATCCGGAGCGCTTCTCCCCCGAGAACCGTAAGAACATACAGGCTATGGCCTATCTGCCTTTTGGCGCTGGACCCC is a window of Drosophila bipectinata strain 14024-0381.07 chromosome 2R, DbipHiC1v2, whole genome shotgun sequence DNA encoding:
- the LOC108118835 gene encoding cytochrome P450 6g1, which gives rise to MALTEVLFLVVAALVAVYLWFQRNHTYWQRKGIPYIPPTPIIGNTKPAFTLETSFGLHLSDIYNDPRAQNEAVVGIYALNKPGLVIRDVDLIKSVLIKDFNRFHNRYAQCDPHRDPLGYNNLFFVRNNHWKDIRTKLTPVFTSGKIKQMYPLIQEIGKDLEAALKIRDEKSSGKYITEIKDICALFTTDSIASIAYGIRVNSLENPNAEFRKYGRKVFNFTIFRAKDFFVSFFLPKLVSLLRIQFFPPELASFMRKTIRHVMEERERTGHVRNDLIDILVALRKEAAAEPSKPHYARNQDFLVAQAGVFFTAGFETSSSTMSFALYELAQHPEMQQRLREEINEALLEGGGSLTYEKIQGLEYLSMVVDEVLRLYPVLPFLDREYESIQGEPDLSLKPFYDFSYENGTPVFIPVFALHRDPKYWKNPNQFDPERFSPENRKNIQAMAYLPFGTGPHNCIGSRIGLLQSKMGLVHLLKNHTVRTCAETIKEMKFDPKALLLQADGGIHLELINDRLYDLSTA
- the LOC108118848 gene encoding protein LTO1 homolog, which produces MSTPPRDINDLFDDIVLTEEKHARQGYDEGLADGQEQGNEEGYRLGYAQGIQLGEELGRILGQVVAQQQLNHTEKVKRSLEQLRELIEQFPRTNDPEADIIGAVETIRNTHRRLRALLGTKKSAEASSPSQPSSERKDYSF
- the wash gene encoding WASH complex subunit 1 translates to MDDSRPFLRNAFQVSMIPSDLHHEETIIRAAQSLDCLHKTINSIFERIDARLARNGAKVEDINSRVKRAQAKIDALVGSKRAIQIFAPARFPASDVLTPLPATFTQVARSLMETEEPRQQQQPEYSRRFNSGAGASEEQKPDEEPVFFHVRAEQEHEAPLVAERKLTNRTSGLGALPKDGVRSVTSLMRFNTDEFAFGEDLNDWKRSVPPQSAKRAANNLARTSDENLLAPAPHSLAHGATKLATPAGDLRYNPAAEAAPAIEVPLDLPDLPGIANDLHYQPVEEKIRIAPSYQYGDLPDLSRLEVEEQEITVQAIAAQTHIPGPTRKNSVGVTPPSALPPPPPPPPPPPPPPLQTKKPPSPPPFPTKGAVKPLSPSPMTPLRMPAPPPTTVDPRSELMAAIRNAGGVGGGRLRSPAAAPLDAVDSKRSKAGETASGDLMADLHNKLMLRRKGISGSQNPGESTSGNPLLQQLSRVIPPPVQPRKGSQSSEEQRSDDDDVWN
- the LOC108118847 gene encoding probable methyltransferase-like protein 25; the protein is MSRVGVTQLQKRLDGLIDFLNPHWDFVNCHMVNFLTDFHWSTFIPDALRKEIGCREDVELAIEELFWQSCRSKSKFPNWESFLAQGEQERLSNHLELLTTVDQLIDGDENHTQLSIREFMSAKKCHEVELTAALIDHLVKNCNQGCYIVDAGDGKGYLSSRLALQYGHHVLGIDANAANTENALSRNRKLQRAWNGLTERAELQSQGITPKRRGKKSPIRDSSKPVPALENYKTTARFITTEINFGDLLEQHFSKKGTSEICLTGLHTCGNLASTCLQVFHAQSDCRILCNIGCCYHLLRERYSTNEFFGNKALMDMQTDFGFPLSQYLQQKKVRLGRNARMLAAQSIERTLDAKELPNMTLYYRSLLEILVCRHAPHLKNELQVGKVRKFEDFKEYVEKCASKLDAPWLAAIGDTELELILQEYAMEKHYLDLFYLVRMSFAPVLESLILLDRLLYLKELGYQRSYLIDLFNPVISPRHFAIVALKPSM
- the SmF gene encoding small nuclear ribonucleoprotein F — its product is MSAGMPINPKPFLNGLTGKPVLVKLKWGQEYKGFLVSVDGYMNMQLANTEEVIEGSVTGNLGEVLIRCNNVLYIKGMEDDDEEGEMRD
- the Cyp6g1 gene encoding cytochrome P450 6g1, producing the protein MAITEALFLVVAALVAVYLWFQRNHTYWQRKGIPYIPPTPIIGNTKPAFKMETSFGLYLSEIYNDPRAQDEAVIGIYALNKPGLVIRDVDLVKSVLIKDFNRFHNRYAQCDPHRDPLGYNNLFFVRNNHWKDIRTKLTPVFTSGKVKQMYPLMQEIGRDLEAALKRHGEESSGKYITEIKEICAQFSTDSIATIAYGIRANSLENANGEFRNYGRQMFTFNVSRAKDFFVAFFLPKLVSLFRIQFFTPEFSSFMRKTIGHVMEDRERTGHVRNDLIDILVALRKEAAAEPSKPHYARNQDFLVAQAGVFFTAGFETSSSTMSFALYELAQHPEMQQRLREEINEALLEGGGSLTYEKIQGLEYLSMVVDEVLRLYPVLPFLDREYESIQGEPDLSLKPFYDFSYENGTPVFIPIFALQRNPKFWPNPNQFDPERFSPENRKNIQAMAYLPFGAGPHNCIGSRIGLLQSKLGLVHLLKNHAVRNCADTMNQMKFDPKGFVLQADGGIHLEIVNDGLYDVSARELNQSV